The following proteins are encoded in a genomic region of Arachis stenosperma cultivar V10309 chromosome 4, arast.V10309.gnm1.PFL2, whole genome shotgun sequence:
- the LOC130973488 gene encoding uncharacterized protein LOC130973488, whose product MCIAVFMWQAHTKYPFILLHNRDEFYYRPTEPLGWWAGDIILGGRDELGGGTWLGSTRDGRVAFLTNFREVESLLEPKTRGDLPLRFLQSKKSPQEFAEQIVEEAHVYNGFNLVCVDICSSTMVYVFNRPKPGYFSVTPGIHVLTNAALDAPWPKAERLRHSFKELVDRYGESEFPIKEMVEQLMTNTIKDEDSKLPGIHPPERERPMSSIFVKEDLTRYGTRSTSALLVKSNKEVSFYEKYLDKEQWRENTMAYQINET is encoded by the exons ATGTGTATCGCAGTGTTCATGTGGCAAGCTCATACAAAATACCCCTTCATTCTCTTACACAACCGGGACGAATTCTATTACCG GCCCACAGAGCCGTTAGGATGGTGGGCCGGCGACATTATATTGGGCGGAAGGGATGAGCTCGGCGGTGGCACATGGTTGGGCTCCACCAGAGATGGAAGGGTAGCTTTCCTCACCAATTTCAGGGAAGTTGAAAGCCTTCTGGAACCCAAGACCAGGGGAGACTTGCCTCTGCGATTCCTTCAG AGTAAGAAGAGTCCTCAGGAGTTTGCAGAGCAAATTGTTGAAGAGGCACATGTATATAATGGCTTCAATCTAGTTTGTGTTGATATTTGCAGCTCAACCATGGTTTATGTCTTCAATAGGCCTAAGCCAGGTTATTTTTCTGTAACACCAGGAATTCATGTCTTGACAAATGCAGCCCTGGATGCTCCTTGGCCCAAG GCAGAACGACTCCGCCATAGTTTCAAGGAGCTTGTTGATCGCTATGGTGAAAGCGAATTTCCCATCAAAGAAATGGTTGAGCAACTAATGACAAACACGATTAAGGATGAGGACAGCAAGCTACCTGGGATTCATCCTCCAGAACGAGAACGCCCCATGAGTTCCATCTTTGTCAAAGAGGATTTG ACACGTTATGGCACTAGAAGCACTTCTGCATTGCTTGTGAAATCGAACAAAGAAGTTAGCTTCTACGAGAAATATCTGGATAAGGAGCAATGGAGAGAGAACACGATGGCCTATCAGATAAATGAGACATAA